Proteins from one Fibrobacter succinogenes genomic window:
- a CDS encoding 4Fe-4S binding protein codes for MKILVHDRGLCLECAGCVGVCPQMALDMYGLDLQIDQEKCVKCGLCAKACPVGALKLQELNDVL; via the coding sequence ATGAAAATTCTCGTTCACGATAGAGGCTTATGCCTAGAATGTGCAGGATGTGTCGGCGTGTGTCCCCAGATGGCGCTAGATATGTATGGACTCGACTTGCAAATTGATCAAGAAAAATGTGTCAAATGTGGACTCTGTGCAAAAGCGTGTCCCGTAGGCGCCCTCAAGCTTCAGGAGTTGAACGATGTTCTGTAA
- a CDS encoding carboxypeptidase-like regulatory domain-containing protein, with product MMLFKTLKHAGIAALATTLFTACSDENHAGVLTETESGTTIASIVRDENGNPVTSAKVSLISATHVAARMAPIKTTETDEEGRYTLDSISAGEYALQISNTEHTQSAYLTLSIEENKTEVQTLTLPEARLEKNASLELGLSTYGLSSGDSLCITGTLNCAGVGDTDVNAGIVTLNEIPPMEFTKITLIRGAGRDTSTRDVKWDFVPGEKLEIIPGYVTVKVTQEAMSAASRLSSAKTLDSMIVPVSVTTDHKNPVLVSDKGDTLALYKFENDQSDSKYLTVIPNIGIGTYKFKVASSDAISPSMQIQKAYAETTPGMTIVNNQSWEAFGSILGISFWINKDSLSSAKDSIYIDTRKKSDVAFSIKAGHKSDELCAEFYKRDSTGSKDTISYYTRKDTSCHKVLDGERHHFSIFIQNHHVVIVIDGRLADNKDFSDQFQSIPPIALGNHKLEDLVIYTLGDSITQSSDGWERLHAWLSAFYMLQK from the coding sequence ATGATGCTATTTAAAACTCTAAAACATGCAGGGATTGCAGCCCTCGCTACAACGCTATTTACGGCTTGCTCCGACGAAAATCACGCCGGCGTCCTCACGGAAACTGAATCCGGGACAACGATTGCAAGCATCGTCAGGGACGAAAACGGAAATCCGGTCACAAGCGCAAAGGTAAGCCTCATCTCGGCGACACACGTTGCCGCTCGCATGGCGCCTATCAAAACGACCGAGACAGACGAAGAAGGCCGGTACACCCTCGATAGCATTTCTGCAGGCGAATACGCTTTGCAAATCAGCAACACTGAACATACGCAGTCAGCTTACCTGACCCTTTCCATCGAAGAAAACAAGACGGAAGTGCAGACGCTTACGCTCCCCGAAGCAAGACTCGAAAAGAACGCAAGCCTAGAACTCGGGTTAAGCACTTACGGACTCAGTTCAGGCGATTCACTTTGCATCACGGGAACGCTCAACTGCGCCGGAGTAGGCGACACGGATGTCAACGCAGGGATTGTGACCCTCAATGAAATTCCTCCAATGGAATTTACGAAGATTACGCTCATCAGAGGCGCAGGCCGCGATACCTCGACAAGAGACGTCAAGTGGGACTTTGTTCCTGGCGAAAAATTGGAAATCATACCGGGTTATGTAACAGTCAAAGTTACGCAAGAAGCCATGTCTGCAGCCTCGAGATTAAGCTCTGCAAAAACGCTGGATTCCATGATTGTCCCGGTTTCTGTTACAACAGACCACAAGAATCCCGTCCTTGTTAGCGACAAGGGCGATACACTCGCTCTCTATAAGTTCGAAAACGACCAAAGCGATTCGAAATACCTGACAGTTATCCCAAACATCGGTATCGGAACATACAAATTCAAAGTTGCCTCCAGTGATGCGATTTCCCCGTCCATGCAAATTCAAAAAGCCTATGCAGAAACAACACCCGGCATGACCATCGTCAACAACCAAAGCTGGGAAGCTTTTGGCAGCATTCTTGGCATCAGTTTCTGGATAAACAAAGACAGCTTATCCAGTGCTAAAGATTCCATTTACATAGACACTCGTAAAAAAAGCGATGTCGCCTTCAGTATAAAAGCTGGACACAAATCAGATGAGCTTTGTGCCGAATTTTACAAGAGGGATTCCACGGGTTCCAAAGATACCATTAGCTACTACACACGGAAGGACACGTCCTGCCACAAAGTCCTGGACGGGGAACGCCACCACTTTTCAATATTCATCCAGAACCATCATGTCGTTATCGTAATAGATGGCAGACTCGCCGACAACAAAGACTTCAGCGACCAATTCCAATCGATTCCTCCCATAGCATTAGGGAATCACAAACTCGAAGACCTCGTTATCTATACGCTCGGTGATTCCATCACGCAAAGCAGCGATGGTTGGGAGCGCCTGCATGCTTGGCTCAGCGCGTTCTACATGTTGCAAAAGTAA
- a CDS encoding TIGR02147 family protein, with translation MENYIDIYQFTHFRKYLEEYQAARVQSDPEFTRTGICNMLGLPKTRSYFADVLRGKKVSPRMTAKFIEVLGLNKKAAKYFETMVKLDQAKTESARSSAMEELLHLHPNPQHILDSNTYEYYNHWYHSAMFAILDAMDVTDDLTPVQKRIFPKIPLGKLKDSLALLEKLGLARKNEAGFWKPTKESISSGPYNNAELIKQYQLQCFELSKQALITRPKMPTVMSTLTFSISNNAYKKLESELQEFKSKARRIISEDNEKASGVYQMNLHLFSNLDPEVKA, from the coding sequence GTGGAAAATTATATAGACATTTATCAATTTACGCACTTCCGCAAGTACTTGGAAGAATACCAGGCGGCACGAGTCCAGTCCGACCCGGAATTCACCCGTACCGGGATTTGCAATATGCTCGGACTCCCCAAGACGCGCAGTTACTTCGCCGATGTTCTCAGAGGAAAAAAGGTCAGCCCCCGCATGACCGCGAAATTCATCGAAGTCTTGGGACTCAATAAAAAAGCCGCAAAATACTTCGAAACCATGGTCAAGCTCGACCAGGCAAAGACCGAATCGGCCCGCAGTTCTGCCATGGAAGAGCTATTGCACCTGCACCCGAACCCGCAGCATATTCTCGATTCAAACACTTACGAATATTATAATCACTGGTACCATAGCGCAATGTTTGCTATTCTTGATGCTATGGACGTTACAGATGACTTGACCCCCGTGCAAAAGAGAATCTTCCCGAAAATTCCACTAGGGAAGCTCAAGGACTCGCTTGCTCTTTTGGAAAAGTTAGGCCTCGCCCGCAAGAACGAAGCGGGTTTTTGGAAGCCGACCAAGGAATCCATTTCCAGCGGTCCGTACAACAACGCCGAACTCATCAAGCAATACCAGTTGCAATGTTTTGAACTTTCCAAGCAGGCTCTCATCACGCGCCCCAAGATGCCGACCGTCATGAGTACGCTCACATTCAGTATTTCGAACAACGCCTACAAGAAACTTGAATCCGAACTTCAGGAATTTAAGTCCAAGGCAAGACGAATCATCAGCGAGGACAACGAAAAGGCAAGCGGAGTTTACCAGATGAACCTCCACCTGTTCTCTAACCTCGATCCGGAGGTTAAGGCATGA
- a CDS encoding NADH-quinone oxidoreductase subunit B — protein MGNEAEKPNIITSSLDFLVNWGRTNSLWPFPYGTACCAIEFMSTEVGRYDLSRIGSEYVRFTPRQSDVLLVAGTITYKQAPILKRIYEQMAEPRWVIAMGACASSGGFYDCYCTVPGIDHIIPVDVYIGGCPPRPEAFFDAMFDLQKKIKDESFMKQRVERVKEQLEMIKVKTAEAKCEAKTAIHDKVVDIKDFMKEKEQNLVKKAQFWKE, from the coding sequence ATGGGTAATGAGGCAGAAAAGCCGAATATCATTACGTCCTCGCTTGACTTTTTGGTCAACTGGGGGCGAACTAACTCCTTGTGGCCGTTCCCTTACGGTACGGCTTGTTGTGCAATCGAATTCATGAGTACGGAAGTGGGTCGTTATGACCTTTCACGTATCGGTTCTGAATACGTGCGTTTTACGCCGCGTCAGTCCGATGTGCTGCTTGTTGCAGGTACGATTACTTACAAGCAGGCTCCGATTTTAAAGCGCATTTACGAACAGATGGCTGAACCCCGCTGGGTGATTGCCATGGGCGCATGCGCTAGCTCTGGCGGTTTTTATGACTGCTACTGCACGGTGCCCGGTATCGACCACATTATTCCGGTGGATGTCTATATCGGTGGTTGCCCTCCTCGTCCGGAAGCTTTCTTCGATGCCATGTTTGACTTGCAGAAGAAGATCAAGGATGAATCTTTCATGAAGCAGCGCGTTGAACGTGTCAAGGAACAGCTTGAAATGATTAAGGTGAAGACTGCCGAAGCAAAGTGCGAAGCCAAGACCGCTATTCACGACAAGGTCGTGGACATCAAGGACTTCATGAAGGAAAAAGAACAGAACCTCGTGAAGAAAGCCCAATTCTGGAAGGAGTAG
- a CDS encoding NADH-quinone oxidoreductase subunit C, with the protein MTVEEIFAILEERYGAKREVQDKWGVTAVISASYLHNAVQFLKEESGIKFEMLVDIAGIDYLTYPNHEGPRFAVAYAFKSMSKPVSRIRLKVLVSEEDLKVPTISDLYANANWYEREVFDQYGIVFKGHPDLRRLLNHVEFVGHPLRKDYPAQKRQWLSTNDYLLPQLEQRLEELGYKVVQRSKEVETNDNEFLEGSIKE; encoded by the coding sequence ATGACTGTTGAAGAAATCTTCGCCATCCTTGAAGAAAGATATGGCGCGAAACGCGAAGTGCAGGACAAGTGGGGCGTGACCGCTGTTATTTCGGCCTCCTATCTGCATAACGCAGTCCAGTTCCTCAAGGAAGAATCCGGCATCAAGTTCGAAATGCTCGTAGATATTGCCGGTATCGATTACCTGACTTACCCGAATCACGAAGGCCCGCGTTTTGCTGTTGCTTACGCATTCAAGAGCATGTCCAAGCCGGTGAGCCGCATCCGTCTGAAGGTGCTGGTGTCCGAAGAAGACTTGAAGGTTCCGACGATTAGCGACCTTTATGCGAACGCCAACTGGTACGAACGTGAAGTTTTTGACCAGTACGGTATTGTGTTCAAGGGTCATCCGGACCTCCGCCGCTTGTTGAACCATGTTGAATTTGTTGGCCATCCGCTCCGCAAGGATTACCCTGCCCAGAAGCGCCAGTGGCTCTCGACGAACGATTACCTGCTTCCGCAGTTGGAACAGCGCCTTGAAGAACTTGGTTACAAGGTCGTCCAGCGCAGTAAGGAAGTGGAAACGAACGACAACGAATTTTTGGAAGGGAGTATCAAGGAATGA